One Oryza glaberrima chromosome 11, OglaRS2, whole genome shotgun sequence genomic region harbors:
- the LOC127754257 gene encoding exocyst complex component EXO70B1-like, whose protein sequence is MDRIPPQKSSSFSPATFREERLGRNLSLGAIKISEHAPAVRVKEEAEEGRGGVDNAGAGEGEGAAGEEAAPPEEAAEPDLAMLSAEVDAFLAGREGDAPTSISEVTLDKFASAVEQEMAQSEGDDDKWAVGENGQAAPLLAAIRRISALAAALTAVPEGSKFTIGVHRVTGVLHRAMAFVEDEFHTMLEDPRVAKAAQNGDTGSATGKSMRRGPSFNHAGGDPASDGGGGGGDTPPPFPPETVDRLRAMADAMIAVGYMTECTQVFLVARRNALDASLQSLGYEKASIDDVVRMAWESLESDVATWIKAFHHTINVGLSAEHDLCARVFAGCDAAVGRAIFVDLARCAMLQMLNFTEAVAMTKRAAEKLFKVLDMYEAVRDAAPVIDAFIAACSTTDAAADEPDTTTDALTDIKTELASVRSRLGESAAAIFCDLESSIRADAGKQPVPGGAVHPLTRYLMNYLKYACEYKNTLEQVFHEHHRTDIDADDEGSDPFAAQLMEVMELLHDNLEAKSRLYKDPALCSIFLMNNGRYMLQKIRGSPEINAVVGEAWSRKRSTDLRQYHKNYQRETWSRVLTLLRDDGVITVKGSVQKPVLKERFKQFNAAMDEIQRTQGAWVVSDEQLQSELRVSIAAVVVPAYRSFLGRFSQSFSAGRQAEKYIKLSAEDLEAIIDELFDGNAVSMPRRRN, encoded by the coding sequence ATGGATAGGATCCCGCCGCAGAAGTCGAGCAGCTTCTCGCCGGCGACGTTCCGGGAGGAGAGGCTCGGCCGGAACCTCTCCCTCGGCGCCATCAAGATCAGCGAGCATGCCCCCGCTGTGCGCGTcaaggaggaggccgaggaaggtcgcggcggcgtcgacaatgccggcgccggcgagggcgagggtgctgccggagaggaggcggcgccgcccgagGAGGCCGCGGAACCGGACCTAGCCATGCTGTCGGCGGAGGTGGACGCGTTCCTCGCCGGGAGGGAGGGCGACGCGCCGACGAGCATCTCGGAGGTGACGCTCGACAAGTTCGCGTCCGCCGTCGAGCAGGAGATGGCGCAGTCGGAAGGCGACGACGATAAGTGGGCGGTGGGCGAGAATGGCCAGGcggcgccgctcctcgccgctaTCAGGCGCATCtccgcgctggcggcggcgctcaccGCGGTCCCCGAGGGGAGCAAGTTCACCATCGGGGTGCACCGCGTCACCGGCGTGCTCCACCGCGCCATGGCGTTCGTCGAGGACGAGTTCCACACGATGCTCGAGGACCCCCGCGTCGCCAAGGCGGCGCAGAACGGCGACACGGGGAGCGCCACCGGCAAGTCCATGAGGCGTGGCCCGTCGTTCAACCACGCGGGTGGCGATCCCGcgtcggacggcggcggcggcggcggagacaccCCCCCGCCGTTCCCACCCGAGACCGTGGACCGGCTCCGAGCCATGGCGGACGCCATGATCGCCGTGGGGTACATGACGGAGTGCACCCAGGTGTTCCTGGTGGCTCGCCGGAACGCGCTGGACGCGTCGCTGCAGAGCCTCGGGTACGAGAAGGCGAGCATCGACGACGTGGTGAGGATGGCGTGGGAGTCGCTGGAGTCGGACGTGGCGACGTGGATCAAGGCGTTCCACCACACCATCAACGTCGGCCTCTCCGCCGAGCACGACCTCTGCGCCCGCGTGTTCGCCGgctgcgacgccgccgtcggccgcgccatCTTCGTCGACCTCGCCCGCTGCGCCATGCTCCAGATGCTCAACTTCACCGAGGCCGTCGCCATGACGAAGCGCGCCGCCGAGAAGCTCTTCAAGGTGCTCGACATGTACGAGGCCGTCCGCGACGCCGCCCCCGTCATCGACGCCTTCATCGCCGCCTGCtccaccaccgacgccgccgccgacgaacccGACACCACCACCGACGCCCTCACCGACATAAAAACCGAGCTCGCCTCCGTCCGTTCCCGCCTCGGcgagtccgccgccgccatcttctgCGACCTGGAGAGCTCCatccgcgccgacgccggcaaGCAACCGGTCCCGGGCGGCGCGGTGCACCCACTCACCCGCTACCTAATGAACTACCTCAAGTACGCATGCGAGTACAAGAACACCCTAGAGCAAGTCTTCCATGAGCACCACCGCACCGAcatcgacgccgacgacgagggcAGCGACCCGTTCGCGGCGCAGCTGATGGAGGTGATGGAGCTCCTCCACGACAATCTAGAAGCCAAATCCCGACTCTACAAGGACCCGGCGCTCTGCAGCATCTTCCTGATGAACAACGGCCGGTACATGCTGCAGAAGATCCGGGGATCGCCGGAGATCAACGCGGTGGTCGGCGAGGCGTGGTCGAGGAAGCGGTCGACGGACCTGAGGCAGTACCACAAGAACTACCAGCGGGAGACGTGGAGCCGCGTGCTGACGCTGCTCCGCGACGACGGGGTGATCACGGTGAAGGGGTCGGTGCAGAAGCCGGTGCTCAAGGAGAGGTTCAAGCAATTCAACGCAGCCATGGACGAGATCCAGAGGACGCAGGGCGCGTGGGTGGTGAGCGACGAGCAGCTGCAGTCGGAGCTGAGGGTGTcgatcgccgccgtcgtcgtgccggcGTACAGGTCGTTCCTGGGGAGGTTCTCGCAGAGCTTCAGCGCCGGGAGGCAGGCGGAGAAGTACATCAAGCTCTCCGCCGAGGACCTCGAGGCCATCATCGACGAGCTCTTCGACGGCAACGCCGTATCCATGCCAAGAAGGAGAAATTGa
- the LOC127755259 gene encoding abscisic stress-ripening protein 5, whose translation MAEEKHHHHLFHHKKDDEPATGVDSYGEGVYTSETVTTEVVAGGQDEYERYKKEEKQHKHKQHLGEAGALAAGAFALYEKHEAKKDPENAHRHKITEEIAATAAVGAGGYAFHEHHEKKKDHKSAEESTGEKKHHLFG comes from the exons atggcggaggagaagcaccaccaccacctgttCCACCACAAGAAGGACGACGAGCCGGCCACCGGAGTAGACTCCTACGGCGAGGGCGTCTACACGTCGGAGACGGTGACCACcgaggtggtcgccggcggccaggACGAGTACGAGAGGTacaagaaggaggagaagcagcacaagcacaagcagcacctcggcgaggccggcgccctcgccgccggcgccttcGCCCtg TATGAGAAGCACGAGGCGAAGAAGGACCCGGAGAACGCGCACAGGCACAAGATCACGGAGGAGatcgcggccacggcggcggtcggcgccggcggctacgCCTTCCACGAGCACCACGAGAAGAAGAAGGACCACAAGAGCGCCGAGGAGTCCACCGGCGAGAAGAAGCACCACCTCTTCGGCTGA
- the LOC127753890 gene encoding egg cell-secreted protein 1.2-like, whose protein sequence is MALAVKLAVLLLLAAAAAGGSSTTTVPPLEERLGAAFDGMAAAAEGGGGGGWMMECWSAVTKLGSCTNEIVLFFVNGESYLGPDCCVAIRTVTRRCWPAMLASIGFTAQEADILRGFCDAELAAPPPPSTNASSAAPAPAPASA, encoded by the coding sequence ATGGCGCTCGCCGTGAagctcgccgtcctcctgctACTTGCCGCGGCAGCAGCTGGAGGAAGCAGCACGACGACCGTGCCGCCGCTGGAGGAGAGGCTGGGCGCGGCGTtcgacgggatggcggcggcggcggagggaggaggagggggagggtggATGATGGAGTGCTGGAGCGCGGTGACGAAGCTGGGGTCGTGCACGAACGAGATCGTGCTCTTCTTCGTCAACGGCGAGTCCTACCTCGGCCCGGATTGCTGCGTCGCCATCCGCACCGTCACCCGCCGCTGCTGGCCGGCCATGCTCGCCTCCATCGGCTTCACCGCCCAGGAGGCCGACATCCTCCGCGGCTTCTgcgacgccgagctcgccgccccgcccccgccctccaccaacgcctcctccgccgcccccgcgccggcgccggcgtccgcTTAG
- the LOC127753891 gene encoding 60S ribosomal protein L3-like — protein sequence MASAQDPFYIVKDEIQESIEKIQDTLHQWKQTPENTGEHVHLTKEIIASCESIQWQVVELEKAISVAERDPAYYGLNEVEIGKRRNWTSTARNQVVSIRRCVEAGKQKSAFGHSVNPSELVRSKQHIAQDNDDFIASESDQQMLLIKRQDEELDELSASVQRIGGVGLTIHDELVGQERLLGELSLDMETTTNRLDFVQKRVAMVLKKASLKGQIMMIAFLVVLFIILFVLVRSKKMSHRKFEHPRHGSLGFLPRKRSSRHRGKVKSFPKDDVNKPCHLTSFVGYKAGMTHIVREVEKPGSKLHKKETCEAVTIIETPPIVVVGLVAYVKTPRGLRSLNSVWAQHLSEEVRRRFYKNWCKSKKKAFTKYALKYDSDAGKKEIQMQLEKMKKYASVVRVIVHTQIRKMKGLKQKKAHLMEIQINGGTIADKVDYGYKFFEKEIPVDAVFQKDEMIDIIGVTKGKGYEGVVTRWGVTRLPRKTHRGLRKVACIGAWHPARVSYTVARAGQNGYHHRTEMNKKVYKIGKSGQESHAACTEFDRTEKDITPMGGFPHYGVVKGDYLMIKGCCVGPKKRVVTLRQSLLKQTSRLALEEIKLKFIDTSSKFGHGRFQTTDEKQRFFGKLKA from the exons ATGGCCTCCGCGCAGGATCCCTTCTACATCGTCAAGGACGAGATCCAGGAGTCG ATAGAAAAAATTCAAGATACTTTGCATCAGTGGAAGCAAACACCGGAAAACACTGGAGAACATGTGCATCTGACCAAAGAAATAATAGCAAGCTGCGAAAGTATCCAGTGGCAG GTGGTTGAACTGGAGAAAGCTATTTCAGTTGCTGAGAGAGATCCAGCTTACTATGGACTTAACGAGGTTGAAATAGGAAAAAGGAGGAACTGGACTAGCACTGCTCGTAACCAG GTGGTCTCCATAAGGCGGTGTGTTGAAGCTGGAAAGCAAAAGAGTGCCTTTGGCCATTCAGTCAATCCTTCTGAATTAGTGAGGTCCAAGCAGCACATTGCTCAAGATAACGATGACTTCATTGCTTCAGAATCAGATCAGCAGATGCTCCTGATTAA GCGACAGGATGAGGAATTGGATGAGCTTAGTGCTAGTGTCCAGCGAATTGGAGGTGTTGGTCTCACCATACATGATGAACTTGTTGGACAG GAAAGACTTTTGggggagctaagccttgacatGGAAACTACGACCAATAGGCTCGACTTTGTGCAG AAAAGGGTGGCCATGGTCCTGAAGAAGGCCAGCTTGAAAGGCCAGATTATGATGATAGCATTCTTGGTGGTTCTTTTCATCATTCTTTTCGTTTTGGT GAGGAGTAAGAAGATGTCGCACAGGAAGTTCGAGCACCCGAGGCACGGATCCCTCGGCTTCCTCCCGAGGAAGCGCTCCTCCCGCCACCGCGGCAAGG TGAAGTCATTCCCCAAGGATGACGTCAACAAACCATGCCACCTCACCTCCTTTGTCGGTTACAAGGCTGGAATGACCCACATTGTGCGTGAGGTTGAGAAGCCTGGTTCCA AACTCCACAAGAAGGAGACCTGTGAGGCTGTTACCATTATTGAGACACCTCCTATTGTTGTTGTTGGACTTGTGGCCTATGTGAAGACTCCACGTGGCTTACGCAGTCTCAACTCTGTCTGGGCTCAGCATCTAAGTGAAGAAGTAAGGAGAAGGTTCTACAAGAACTGGTGCAAGAGCAAGAAGAAGGCTTTCACCAAGTATGCTCTCAAGTATGATAGCGATGCCGGCAAGAAGGAAATCCAAATGCAGCttgagaagatgaagaagtATGCTTCTGTTGTCCGTGTGATCGTGCACACTCAG ATTAGGAAAATGAAGGGCTTGAAGCAGAAGAAGGCTCACCTCATGGAGATCCAGATCAATGGTGGTACCATTGCCGATAAGGTGGACTATGGATACAAGTTCTTTGAGAAGGAGATCCCAGTTGATGCTGTGTTCCAGAAGGACGAGATGATTGACATCATTGGTGTCACCAAGGGTAAGGGTTATGAAGGTGTTGTCACACGTTGGGGTGTCACTCGCCTTCCCCGCAAGACCCACAGGGGTCTCCGCAAGGTCGCCTGTATTGGTGCCTGGCATCCTGCTAGGGTTTCCTATACTGTTGCCCGCGCTGGTCAGAATGGGTACCACCACCGCACTGAGATGAATAAGAAGGTTTACAAGATTGGCAAGTCTGGCCAGGAAAGCCATGCTGCCTGCACTGAATTTGACAG GACTGAGAAGGACATCACTCCCATGGGTGGCTTCCCTCACTACGGTGTTGTGAAGGGCGACTACCTCATGATCAAGGGTTGCTGTGTTGGCCCCAAGAAGAGGGTCGTCACCCTCCGCCAGTCCCTGCTCAAGCAGACCTCTCGTTTGGCGCTCGAGGAGATCAAGCTCAAGTTCATCGACACCTCGTCCAAGTTCGGGCACGGTCGCTTCCAGACCACCGACGAGAAGCAGAGGTTCTTCGGCAAGCTCAAGGCTTAG